From Apis mellifera strain DH4 linkage group LG5, Amel_HAv3.1, whole genome shotgun sequence, the proteins below share one genomic window:
- the LOC726439 gene encoding 40S ribosomal protein S16, which yields MQKKQKEPIQSVQVFGRKKSATAVAYCKRGRGNLRVNGRPLELVEPRVLQYKLQEPILLLGKEKFSGVDIRVRVNGGGHVAQIYAIRQAISKALVAYYQKYVDEASKKEVKDILIQYDRTLLVADPRRCEPKKFGGPGARARYQKSYR from the exons ATGCAGAAG aaacaaAAAGAACCAATTCAATCTGTGCAAGTCTTCGGACGCAAA aaaagtgCAACTGCAGTTGCTTATTGCAAACGAGGCCGTGGAAATCTTCGAGTTAATGGACGTCCACTGGAATTAGTTGAACCTCGTGTATTGCAATACAAATTACAAGAACCTATTTTGTTACTCGGCAAA gAAAAATTTTCTGGAGTGGATATCAGAGTAAGAGTAAATGGTGGTGGTCATGTAGCACAAATTTATGCCATTCGACAAGCTATTTCTAAAGCTCTCGTAgcatattatcaaaaat atgttgATGAAGCAAGTAAAAAGGAAGTAAAAGATATTCTTATTCAATATGATCGCACTCTTTTGGTTGCTGATCCAAGACGATGTGAACCAAAGAAATTTGGTGGTCCAGGTGCAAGAGCAAGATACCAGAAATCTTAtcgttaa